From Erwinia pyri, a single genomic window includes:
- a CDS encoding AzlC family ABC transporter permease: MSSRFACLSAETKKAIFLVCLAVGVVGASYGSLASAYGFPLWVPITSTLFVLAGASEFMFIAIVASGGNPLAAAVAGLLVNARHFPFGIAVRDLVGTRLQGLLGCHIMNDESVVFGLSQSTPAQRKAAYWLCGLGVATIWPLGALLGSAVGKRVPDISATGLDAVFPAILLALVIPSFKSRTTLIRASSGAALSLLATPFVAAGLPVLLSMLGLLTRKK, encoded by the coding sequence ATGAGTTCCCGTTTTGCCTGTTTATCTGCGGAGACGAAAAAAGCCATTTTCCTGGTTTGTCTGGCGGTTGGTGTGGTGGGCGCCTCCTATGGATCCCTTGCCAGCGCCTACGGTTTTCCTTTGTGGGTACCCATAACCTCAACCCTCTTTGTGCTGGCTGGCGCTTCTGAATTTATGTTTATCGCCATTGTGGCCAGCGGCGGCAATCCTCTGGCGGCGGCGGTAGCGGGTCTGCTGGTCAACGCCCGCCATTTCCCGTTTGGGATCGCCGTTCGCGATCTGGTCGGTACACGCCTGCAGGGGCTGCTTGGCTGCCACATCATGAATGATGAGAGCGTGGTCTTTGGTTTGTCCCAATCCACGCCTGCGCAGCGTAAAGCGGCCTACTGGCTCTGTGGGCTTGGCGTGGCGACCATCTGGCCCCTGGGGGCGCTGCTTGGCAGTGCGGTTGGCAAACGGGTGCCGGATATCAGTGCTACCGGCCTGGATGCCGTATTTCCCGCCATTTTACTGGCGTTGGTGATCCCTTCTTTTAAATCCCGGACCACGCTGATCCGCGCCTCCAGCGGCGCTGCGCTCTCACTACTGGCTACCCCGTTTGTGGCTGCCGGCCTGCCGGTTTTACTCTCTATGCTCGGTTTACTGACGAGGAAGAAATAA
- a CDS encoding helix-turn-helix domain-containing protein encodes MTQPISIIAKSLVRERTRTGLSLAEIARRAGIAKSTLSQLEAGNGNPSIETLWALCVALNIPFAKLLEPAAHTTQVIRRGEGNKVVAEHADYQAILLASCPPGARRDIYLLLTEPGSDRLSHPHTPGSVEHIIVTQGRALLGLKSSPEILTAGDYICYPGDREHIFKALEPGTVAILVAEQN; translated from the coding sequence ATGACTCAGCCGATCAGCATAATTGCCAAAAGTCTGGTTCGGGAACGGACGCGGACTGGCCTCTCTCTGGCTGAAATTGCCAGAAGAGCGGGCATAGCAAAATCAACGCTGTCCCAGCTGGAAGCAGGTAACGGCAACCCCAGTATTGAAACGCTGTGGGCGCTCTGCGTCGCCCTGAATATTCCTTTCGCCAAATTACTGGAACCTGCCGCCCATACGACGCAGGTCATCAGGCGTGGAGAAGGGAACAAAGTGGTGGCTGAACATGCCGACTATCAGGCTATTTTGCTGGCAAGCTGCCCGCCGGGCGCACGAAGGGATATCTATTTATTGCTCACCGAACCCGGTTCCGACCGGTTATCCCATCCGCATACGCCAGGATCGGTAGAGCATATTATTGTCACTCAGGGGCGCGCCTTGTTAGGGCTAAAAAGCTCGCCAGAGATATTAACGGCAGGTGACTATATTTGCTACCCGGGCGATCGGGAACATATTTTTAAAGCGCTGGAGCCCGGAACCGTGGCGATTCTGGTTGCAGAGCAGAATTAA
- the glgX gene encoding glycogen debranching protein GlgX, producing the protein MSNGHSYEITAGHGLVLGANFEGEGVNFALFSAHAERVELCLYDPSGKTEIARLELPEYTNEIWHGFVPGLQPGALYGYRVHGPYDPENGHRFNPHKLLLDPYARELAGDIDWNEAHFAYELLHEDKDLTYDTQDSAPFMPKCRVINPNEFDWQDNNRPNVTWPETVVYEAHVKGFTQLNPAIPEELRGTYEGMGHVASVDYIKSLGITSVELLPIHWFPDDQHLLDKGLKNFWGYNTLGFFAPASRYFGPKGIQGFRDMVRAFHDAGIEVILDVVYNHTAEGNELGPTLSFKGIDNFSYYRTLPDQHRYYINDTGTGNTVNTSHPRVLQMVMDSLRYWAESMHIDGFRFDLGTILGREPEGFNERGGFFDAMMQDPVLSKLKLIGEPWDIGPGGYQVGGFPPGWAEWNDKYRDTVREYWKGNNVSTDFAARLLGSGDLYDLRGRRPWASVNFITAHDGFTLNDLVSYNEKHNDANGEDNNDGHNDNRSYNYGAEGATDDEGINAVRERQKRNFLATLLFSHGTPMLLAGDEFGRSQDGNNNGYCQDNELSWINWKNMTESGEALREFTRHVIKLRSEQPLLRRENWRDGMDIKWFNAGGGFQQSEQWDEGLTLGVYLGRPDLQAEEGIWHDVLMLINPFEGNVPFLIPQFGEGGWVLELTTSDTAKRGLVINKEKDFELEGRSIALFRRP; encoded by the coding sequence ATGTCAAACGGTCATTCTTATGAAATTACGGCAGGGCACGGCCTGGTTCTGGGTGCCAATTTTGAAGGGGAAGGGGTGAATTTTGCGCTCTTCTCCGCCCACGCCGAGCGCGTTGAGCTTTGCCTTTACGATCCCAGCGGCAAAACGGAGATCGCAAGGCTGGAGCTGCCGGAGTATACCAATGAAATCTGGCATGGATTTGTTCCGGGCCTGCAACCCGGTGCGCTCTATGGCTATCGCGTACATGGCCCTTACGATCCGGAAAACGGTCACCGCTTTAATCCGCACAAGCTGCTGCTGGACCCTTATGCGCGCGAGCTGGCTGGCGATATCGACTGGAATGAGGCGCACTTTGCCTATGAGCTGTTGCATGAAGATAAAGACCTGACCTATGACACGCAGGACAGCGCGCCCTTTATGCCGAAATGCCGGGTTATCAATCCCAACGAATTCGACTGGCAGGATAATAACCGCCCCAACGTAACCTGGCCGGAAACCGTGGTTTATGAAGCCCATGTGAAAGGATTTACGCAGCTAAATCCCGCTATTCCTGAGGAGCTTCGCGGCACCTATGAAGGGATGGGCCATGTCGCCTCGGTCGATTACATCAAAAGTCTGGGCATCACCTCGGTTGAACTGCTGCCGATCCACTGGTTCCCGGACGATCAGCATCTGCTGGATAAAGGGCTGAAAAATTTCTGGGGCTATAACACCCTGGGCTTTTTTGCGCCCGCTTCACGCTATTTCGGTCCGAAGGGCATTCAGGGATTCCGCGACATGGTGCGGGCGTTTCACGATGCGGGGATCGAGGTGATCCTGGATGTGGTGTACAACCACACGGCGGAAGGGAATGAACTGGGTCCGACCCTCTCCTTCAAGGGCATCGACAACTTTTCCTATTACCGCACGCTGCCGGACCAGCACCGTTATTACATCAACGATACCGGTACCGGTAACACGGTGAACACCTCCCATCCGCGCGTGCTGCAGATGGTGATGGATTCGCTGCGATACTGGGCAGAGTCGATGCATATTGATGGTTTCCGCTTCGATCTCGGCACTATTCTGGGCCGCGAGCCGGAAGGGTTTAATGAACGCGGCGGCTTTTTCGACGCCATGATGCAGGATCCGGTCCTCTCTAAGCTGAAGCTGATCGGGGAGCCGTGGGATATCGGCCCCGGCGGCTATCAGGTGGGCGGCTTCCCGCCTGGCTGGGCGGAGTGGAACGACAAATATCGCGATACGGTGCGCGAATACTGGAAAGGCAACAATGTCTCTACCGACTTTGCTGCACGCCTGCTCGGCTCCGGCGATCTCTACGATCTTCGTGGCCGTCGTCCCTGGGCGAGCGTTAACTTTATCACCGCTCATGATGGCTTCACGCTTAACGATCTCGTCTCTTATAATGAGAAGCACAACGACGCCAACGGCGAGGACAACAACGACGGCCACAACGATAACCGTTCCTATAATTATGGGGCGGAAGGAGCAACGGATGATGAGGGCATCAATGCGGTGCGTGAACGTCAGAAGCGCAATTTCCTCGCCACGCTGCTCTTTTCTCACGGTACGCCGATGCTGCTTGCAGGAGATGAGTTCGGTCGGAGTCAGGATGGCAACAATAATGGCTATTGTCAGGATAACGAACTCTCCTGGATTAACTGGAAGAATATGACGGAGTCCGGCGAGGCGCTGCGTGAGTTTACCCGCCATGTCATCAAGCTACGGTCAGAGCAGCCTCTGCTACGCCGGGAGAACTGGCGGGATGGCATGGATATCAAGTGGTTCAACGCGGGCGGAGGCTTCCAGCAGTCGGAGCAGTGGGATGAAGGGCTGACGCTGGGTGTCTATCTTGGCCGTCCCGATCTGCAGGCGGAGGAGGGTATCTGGCACGATGTGCTGATGCTGATCAACCCGTTTGAAGGCAACGTGCCGTTCCTGATCCCGCAGTTCGGGGAAGGGGGGTGGGTGCTGGAGTTAACCACTTCAGATACCGCTAAACGTGGTCTGGTTATCAATAAAGAGAAGGATTTTGAGCTGGAAGGGCGCAGCATCGCCCTGTTCAGAAGGCCTTAA
- the treY gene encoding malto-oligosyltrehalose synthase, with translation MTFDRAAALVPYLQQLGISHLYASPIFTATTGSTHGYDVTNANEIEPEIGGREGFDRMVSALKQAGLGLILDIVPNHMAASLENSWWRDVIEHGESSRYAHYFDINWSRRLTLPFLGDDFATVLENGEISIRPDPQTGRPALAYFDNFYPLTPASWQGREAEVLALTDKSAIAELHEQQPWRLMSWRDAPHDLSYRRFFEITGLAGVRVEDKGVFDDAHRLILELVHSGIVDGLRVDHVDGLADPKSYLERLRQEAGPECYITVEKILGEGEQLPADWPVSGTTGYEFIAALSEALVDGSKISELRQAYDQLVGKPVDMQAELRLAKLLMADRNFEGEFTTLLKLAMNVASDDGAALEEKAVRAALRELLVAFPVYRTYGTPEGLTVADSDLLQKITRRIATGKSAPDPEALNFLTRILSGDVAQQASAEAALFRTRFQQLTGPLMAKSVEDTLFFRQNMELALNEVGAEPIPRTFSLDRFHKEMTTRLETQPDALSGTSTHDTKRGEDARARLYTLTEAPNRWAECIARWRKMNQAEISQLEDGPAPKPAVEWMLYQALAGAWPVMLQPDDSSGLKALEERFLAFVEKALREAKLRTDWADSNEVYEEAVFSYARNLLSPANHTFLQDFTQAMQPFIHAGLVNSLTQTVVKLTAPGVPDIYQGSEGLNFSLVDPDNRREPDFTQLAQQLSSPVAFTQEHWLSGQLKQQIIATHLQLRQQKRALFRRGDYLPLTAAGKRAENVLAFARAEGDEAVIVIAPRLVFNELGSLAASDWCAETELLLPERLANRRYRNILTGEEKILSERTALGTARGYLPVTFVTV, from the coding sequence ATGACTTTCGACCGTGCCGCAGCGCTAGTGCCCTATCTGCAACAGCTTGGCATCAGCCATCTTTATGCTTCGCCCATTTTTACCGCCACAACCGGCTCAACCCACGGCTATGACGTGACCAACGCCAATGAGATAGAGCCTGAAATTGGCGGCCGGGAAGGGTTTGACCGTATGGTCAGCGCGTTGAAGCAGGCTGGCCTGGGGCTGATCCTCGACATCGTACCCAACCATATGGCCGCTTCGCTGGAGAATTCCTGGTGGCGCGACGTGATTGAGCATGGTGAAAGCAGCCGCTACGCCCACTATTTTGATATCAACTGGTCGCGCCGCCTGACCCTGCCTTTCCTGGGGGATGATTTTGCCACCGTGCTGGAAAATGGCGAGATTAGCATCAGGCCCGATCCGCAAACCGGCAGGCCTGCGCTGGCCTATTTTGATAATTTTTACCCCCTCACGCCCGCGTCGTGGCAGGGAAGGGAGGCGGAAGTTCTCGCCCTTACCGATAAGAGCGCGATTGCCGAATTACATGAGCAGCAGCCCTGGCGTCTGATGTCGTGGCGGGATGCCCCGCACGATCTCTCCTACCGCCGCTTCTTTGAGATCACCGGTCTTGCGGGCGTGCGAGTAGAAGATAAGGGTGTCTTTGACGATGCGCACCGGTTAATCCTGGAACTGGTGCATTCCGGCATCGTTGACGGGCTGCGGGTGGATCATGTCGATGGCCTGGCCGATCCGAAAAGCTACCTTGAGCGTCTGCGGCAGGAAGCGGGGCCGGAGTGTTACATCACCGTGGAGAAGATCCTCGGCGAAGGGGAGCAGCTTCCGGCTGACTGGCCCGTTTCCGGTACCACTGGTTATGAATTTATCGCTGCGCTTTCTGAGGCGTTAGTGGATGGCAGCAAGATCAGCGAGCTGCGCCAGGCGTATGACCAGCTGGTGGGCAAGCCGGTAGATATGCAGGCTGAACTGCGATTGGCCAAGCTGCTGATGGCGGACAGAAACTTTGAGGGTGAATTCACCACGCTGCTTAAGCTGGCGATGAATGTCGCCAGCGATGATGGTGCGGCGCTGGAGGAGAAAGCTGTTCGGGCTGCTCTGCGTGAACTGCTGGTAGCTTTCCCGGTTTACCGTACCTACGGCACACCTGAAGGGTTGACTGTGGCAGACAGCGATCTTCTGCAAAAAATCACCAGAAGGATCGCCACCGGCAAGAGTGCGCCCGATCCTGAAGCGCTGAATTTCCTGACCCGGATCCTCTCTGGCGACGTTGCTCAGCAAGCTTCAGCAGAGGCTGCGCTTTTCCGCACCCGCTTCCAGCAGCTTACCGGGCCGCTGATGGCGAAATCGGTAGAGGATACGCTCTTCTTCCGGCAAAACATGGAGCTGGCGCTCAACGAGGTTGGCGCAGAGCCGATACCGCGCACCTTCTCGCTGGATCGTTTCCATAAAGAGATGACTACGCGGCTGGAAACGCAGCCGGATGCCCTCTCTGGTACCTCAACGCACGACACCAAACGTGGCGAAGATGCGCGAGCGCGACTCTATACGCTGACAGAAGCCCCGAATCGCTGGGCGGAGTGCATCGCCCGCTGGCGTAAGATGAACCAGGCAGAAATCAGCCAGCTTGAAGATGGCCCGGCACCAAAGCCAGCCGTGGAATGGATGCTCTATCAGGCGCTGGCAGGGGCCTGGCCGGTGATGCTGCAACCGGATGATTCATCAGGGTTGAAAGCGCTGGAAGAGCGGTTCCTGGCATTTGTGGAAAAAGCGTTGCGGGAAGCCAAGCTGCGCACGGACTGGGCAGACAGTAACGAAGTCTATGAAGAGGCGGTGTTCAGCTATGCCAGGAACCTGCTTTCACCAGCGAATCATACCTTCCTGCAAGATTTTACCCAGGCGATGCAACCCTTTATTCACGCCGGGCTGGTTAACAGCCTTACCCAGACGGTGGTTAAGCTCACGGCACCTGGCGTGCCGGATATCTATCAGGGTAGCGAGGGGCTGAACTTCAGCCTGGTGGACCCCGATAACCGTCGTGAACCCGATTTCACGCAGCTTGCGCAACAGCTCTCTTCACCTGTTGCCTTCACGCAAGAGCACTGGCTCAGTGGCCAGCTCAAGCAGCAGATCATTGCCACGCATCTGCAACTGCGTCAGCAGAAGCGCGCGCTGTTTCGCCGGGGAGACTATCTACCGCTAACTGCTGCCGGTAAGCGGGCGGAAAACGTGCTGGCGTTTGCACGCGCGGAGGGGGATGAGGCGGTAATAGTTATTGCCCCGCGGCTGGTATTTAACGAGTTGGGCAGCCTGGCCGCTTCCGACTGGTGCGCGGAGACTGAGCTGCTCCTGCCGGAACGGCTCGCTAATCGTCGCTATCGCAACATTCTGACCGGAGAAGAGAAGATACTGAGCGAGCGGACAGCGCTGGGCACCGCCCGGGGTTATCTGCCCGTGACGTTTGTAACAGTCTGA
- the treZ gene encoding malto-oligosyltrehalose trehalohydrolase — protein sequence MGSRSYQKSWGAEYLASGEVRFRLWATGQRQVTLRLAGQEREMQPAGEGWFELLVADVPPGAEYNFVLSDGMVVPDPASRAQKSEVNGPSLVIDPTSYTWKNNGWRGRPWAETVVYEMHVGTFTPEGTFQAAMEKLPYLADLGITQIELLPLSHFGGNRGWGYDGVLLYAPHAAYGSPDDVKAFVDAAHGVGLSVVLDIVLNHFGPEGNYLPLLAPDFFHKERMTPWGAGIAYDVDAVRRYILEAPLYWLKEFNLDGLRFDAIDQIEDVSHKHVLIDIAEHIRAEISDRPIHLTTEDSRNVIFLHPRGEDGSVPLFTGEWNDDFHNAVHVFATGETQAYYQDFAKEPEKLVARILTEGFAYQGEISPQSGEKRGVVSTGQPPETFVDFIQNHDQIGNRSQGERLIELAGTGRTKVMLATLLLSPHIPLMFMGEEYGETNPFLFFTDFHGDLAKAVREGRAREFAGHGDFEGESVPDPNAEQTFTMSKLDWSKPHAPQGAEWLAFSKKLLALRQQHIVPLLATGERASGEIVKTAEGFVAVSWRFPQGTLSMAFNIGERAQPIPLQPGKTLFAWPEEDSLPQNSILVRFATGEAR from the coding sequence ATGGGGTCCAGATCGTATCAAAAAAGTTGGGGAGCCGAATATCTCGCCTCCGGTGAGGTGCGTTTTCGCCTCTGGGCAACAGGGCAGCGCCAGGTCACACTCAGACTGGCAGGCCAGGAGAGAGAGATGCAGCCAGCGGGTGAGGGCTGGTTTGAGCTGCTGGTTGCGGACGTTCCGCCTGGCGCAGAATATAATTTTGTCTTAAGCGACGGGATGGTTGTGCCGGATCCAGCCTCGCGCGCGCAAAAGTCAGAGGTAAATGGCCCTTCGCTGGTCATCGATCCCACCAGCTACACGTGGAAAAACAACGGCTGGCGCGGCCGTCCGTGGGCGGAAACGGTGGTTTACGAGATGCATGTCGGTACCTTCACCCCTGAAGGGACCTTTCAGGCCGCGATGGAAAAATTACCCTATTTAGCCGACCTCGGCATTACCCAGATCGAGCTTTTGCCCCTGTCGCACTTTGGCGGCAACCGGGGCTGGGGCTACGATGGCGTGCTGCTCTATGCACCCCATGCGGCTTATGGTTCGCCGGATGATGTGAAGGCATTTGTTGATGCTGCCCATGGCGTTGGTCTTTCGGTGGTGCTCGACATCGTGCTTAACCATTTTGGCCCTGAGGGCAATTATCTGCCGCTGCTGGCGCCAGACTTCTTCCATAAAGAGCGCATGACGCCATGGGGCGCGGGTATCGCTTATGATGTGGATGCCGTGCGGCGCTATATCCTGGAAGCGCCGCTCTACTGGCTGAAGGAGTTCAACCTGGACGGTCTCCGCTTTGATGCCATTGACCAGATTGAAGACGTTTCCCATAAACATGTGCTGATCGATATCGCTGAACATATCCGCGCTGAAATCAGCGACAGGCCCATTCATCTCACTACCGAAGACAGCCGCAACGTTATCTTCCTGCACCCTCGCGGTGAGGATGGCTCCGTTCCGCTGTTTACCGGGGAGTGGAATGATGATTTCCACAATGCCGTCCATGTCTTCGCCACGGGCGAAACGCAGGCCTATTATCAGGACTTCGCTAAAGAGCCGGAAAAACTGGTGGCCCGTATTCTCACAGAAGGCTTCGCTTATCAGGGTGAAATCTCACCGCAGTCAGGAGAAAAGCGCGGCGTAGTCAGCACCGGGCAGCCGCCGGAAACCTTTGTTGATTTTATTCAGAACCACGATCAGATCGGCAACCGCTCTCAGGGAGAACGGCTGATCGAGCTGGCGGGTACCGGGCGCACTAAAGTGATGCTCGCCACGCTGCTTTTATCGCCACACATCCCGCTGATGTTTATGGGCGAGGAGTATGGGGAAACCAACCCATTCCTGTTCTTCACCGATTTCCACGGCGATCTGGCCAAAGCGGTGCGGGAGGGGCGTGCGCGCGAGTTTGCAGGCCACGGCGATTTTGAGGGCGAAAGCGTGCCCGATCCTAACGCAGAGCAGACGTTCACGATGTCGAAACTGGACTGGTCAAAGCCGCACGCCCCGCAAGGCGCTGAGTGGCTGGCGTTCAGTAAAAAGCTGCTGGCGCTGCGCCAGCAGCACATTGTGCCGCTGCTTGCCACCGGTGAGAGAGCCAGCGGCGAGATCGTGAAAACAGCAGAAGGTTTCGTTGCCGTCAGCTGGCGGTTCCCGCAGGGAACGCTGTCGATGGCGTTTAATATTGGCGAGCGTGCGCAGCCGATCCCGCTTCAGCCCGGCAAGACGCTTTTCGCCTGGCCGGAAGAGGACAGCCTGCCGCAAAACAGCATTCTTGTCCGCTTTGCTACAGGAGAGGCCAGGTGA
- a CDS encoding MBL fold metallo-hydrolase: protein MKIRHLNCGCMCPYGGAFYDGFSKGIKAHLACHCLLIETDAHGLILVDTGFGRDDIRMADNRIAGFFRFLNNIQRRETLTALSQIKALGYSASDVRHIILTHLDFDHAGGLTDFPEAKIHLMQQEIDTAQSRHSWLARSRYRPAQWSGSSGWAGYQAQGEKWFGFDSVNALEGLPPEILLIPLAGHTLGHAGIAIKTAEGWLLHGGDAWFYRGEMQGLQRHCTPGLRFYQWFMAADQHARRKNQQRLRELACMPSANVRLFCSHDLKELESFLPLPATGGTGSRT from the coding sequence ATGAAAATCAGACACCTTAATTGTGGCTGCATGTGCCCCTACGGTGGCGCCTTTTATGATGGATTCAGTAAAGGGATTAAGGCTCACCTGGCCTGCCATTGCCTGCTTATTGAAACAGATGCGCACGGCCTGATTCTGGTGGATACCGGCTTTGGGCGGGATGACATCAGAATGGCGGATAACCGTATTGCAGGTTTTTTCCGCTTTTTGAATAATATTCAGCGAAGAGAAACGCTAACGGCTTTATCTCAGATTAAGGCGCTGGGATATTCAGCCAGCGATGTCAGACATATTATTCTTACCCATCTTGATTTCGATCATGCCGGCGGCCTCACCGATTTCCCGGAGGCGAAAATACATCTGATGCAGCAGGAAATTGATACTGCTCAGTCCCGCCACAGCTGGCTGGCGCGTTCACGTTATCGCCCGGCGCAATGGAGCGGATCGTCAGGCTGGGCGGGCTATCAGGCACAGGGTGAAAAGTGGTTTGGCTTTGACTCGGTTAACGCGCTTGAGGGGCTTCCTCCTGAAATATTGCTGATTCCGCTTGCCGGCCACACGCTGGGGCATGCGGGCATCGCCATCAAGACCGCGGAAGGCTGGTTATTGCATGGAGGAGATGCCTGGTTTTACCGCGGTGAAATGCAGGGACTTCAGCGCCACTGTACGCCAGGGCTGCGGTTTTATCAGTGGTTCATGGCAGCGGACCAGCACGCCCGGCGCAAAAATCAGCAGCGGTTGCGGGAGCTGGCCTGTATGCCTTCTGCCAACGTAAGGCTGTTTTGCAGTCATGACCTTAAGGAACTGGAATCTTTTCTCCCTCTTCCAGCTACGGGTGGTACGGGGTCACGTACCTGA
- a CDS encoding LysE family translocator, whose product MVTLSQLFPFAAISLGMVLTPGPNMIYLISRSLCQGRKAGYISLTGVALGFMFYMLCAALGITALIMAVPLAYDALRFAGACYLLYMAWQAIFGGKSPFQLRELPPDSSRKLFTMGLLTNLLNPKTAVIYLSLLPQFIRPEQGHVLVQSLTLGSTQIVTSMVVNGMIIFAAGTVASFLAQRPTWQKIQRWLMGTVLASLAVRMVFEGRK is encoded by the coding sequence ATGGTTACGCTTTCCCAGCTTTTCCCCTTTGCCGCTATTTCACTCGGTATGGTGCTGACGCCAGGGCCGAATATGATCTATCTCATCTCCCGCTCCCTCTGCCAGGGACGTAAAGCGGGCTATATTTCCCTGACCGGCGTAGCGCTGGGTTTTATGTTTTATATGCTCTGTGCCGCGCTGGGGATCACCGCGCTGATCATGGCGGTGCCGCTGGCGTATGATGCGTTGCGCTTCGCGGGGGCCTGTTACCTGCTCTATATGGCATGGCAGGCAATTTTTGGCGGTAAATCGCCATTTCAGCTGCGCGAGCTGCCGCCGGACAGCTCACGCAAGCTGTTTACCATGGGGTTGCTTACCAATCTGCTGAACCCTAAAACCGCAGTGATCTATCTGTCGCTGCTGCCGCAGTTTATTAGGCCGGAACAGGGCCACGTGCTTGTACAGTCGTTAACGCTCGGCTCCACGCAGATTGTCACCAGCATGGTGGTGAACGGCATGATTATTTTTGCCGCAGGCACCGTTGCCAGCTTCCTGGCACAGCGGCCAACGTGGCAAAAAATTCAGCGCTGGCTGATGGGGACCGTGCTGGCGAGCCTGGCGGTCAGGATGGTGTTCGAGGGCAGGAAGTAG
- the proA gene encoding glutamate-5-semialdehyde dehydrogenase, whose amino-acid sequence MLEEMGKAAKVASYQLSVLSTAQKNRVLMTIADRLEAQSAEILAANEQDLADARQNGMSEALMDRLMLNPDRLKGIADDVRQVCRLADPVGVVMDGGQLDNGLRIERRRVPLGVVGVIYEARPNVTVDVASLCLKTGNAVILRGGKETYRTNGATVRVIQQALQEHGLPPSAVQAIESPDRELVNQLLKLDRYVDMLIPRGGAGLHKLCREQSTIPVITGGIGVCHIFVDQDIDMAAAMKVIVNAKKQRPSACNSLETLLVHAAIAGRFLPVLSARMAEEGIRLHADPRSLPQLQNGPAEVSAVTDEQYRDEWLALDLNVKLVDDLDEAIAHIREYGTQHSDAILTRSIHHSDRFVNEVDSSAVYVNASTRFTDGGQFGLGAEVAVSTQKLHARGPMGLEALTTYKWVAFGNDTVRS is encoded by the coding sequence ATGCTGGAAGAAATGGGTAAAGCCGCTAAAGTGGCCTCTTATCAGCTGTCGGTGCTCTCTACCGCGCAAAAAAATCGGGTCCTGATGACCATTGCCGATCGTCTTGAAGCGCAGAGCGCAGAGATCCTGGCCGCCAACGAGCAGGATCTGGCCGATGCGCGTCAGAACGGCATGAGCGAAGCGCTGATGGACCGGCTGATGCTCAATCCCGACAGGCTGAAAGGCATTGCTGACGATGTGCGTCAGGTCTGCCGCCTGGCCGATCCGGTTGGCGTGGTGATGGATGGCGGCCAGTTAGATAACGGGCTGCGGATTGAGCGCCGCCGCGTGCCGCTGGGCGTTGTCGGGGTGATTTATGAAGCGCGTCCTAACGTAACGGTGGATGTCGCCAGCCTCTGTCTGAAAACCGGCAATGCGGTGATCCTGCGCGGCGGCAAAGAAACGTACCGGACTAACGGGGCCACGGTTCGCGTGATCCAGCAAGCCTTGCAGGAGCATGGCCTGCCGCCAAGCGCGGTGCAGGCGATTGAAAGCCCGGACCGCGAGCTGGTGAATCAGCTGCTGAAGCTGGATCGCTACGTCGATATGCTGATCCCCCGCGGCGGCGCTGGCCTGCACAAGCTGTGCCGCGAGCAGTCAACCATTCCGGTGATCACCGGCGGCATTGGCGTTTGCCACATCTTTGTTGACCAGGATATCGACATGGCGGCAGCGATGAAAGTGATCGTCAATGCCAAAAAGCAGCGCCCGAGCGCCTGTAACTCGCTGGAAACGCTGCTGGTACATGCGGCGATTGCCGGACGTTTTCTGCCGGTGTTGAGCGCCCGCATGGCAGAAGAGGGCATCAGACTGCATGCCGATCCACGCTCACTGCCGCAGCTGCAAAATGGTCCGGCTGAGGTCAGCGCGGTCACGGATGAACAGTATCGTGACGAATGGCTGGCGCTGGATCTGAACGTGAAGCTGGTGGACGATCTCGATGAGGCTATCGCCCATATCCGTGAATATGGCACCCAGCATTCAGACGCCATCCTGACCCGCAGCATCCATCATTCCGATCGCTTTGTGAATGAGGTTGACTCCTCGGCGGTCTACGTCAATGCCAGCACCCGTTTCACCGATGGCGGACAGTTTGGTCTGGGCGCAGAGGTGGCGGTCAGCACGCAGAAGCTGCACGCTCGCGGCCCGATGGGGCTGGAAGCGCTGACCACCTACAAGTGGGTCGCATTCGGCAACGATACGGTACGAAGCTAG